In the genome of Gloeotrichia echinulata CP02, one region contains:
- a CDS encoding AEC family transporter codes for MIENLFNAYTPLFTWIGLGLILSRFSPDSFLKLLGQGLYWIGVPVQMFVLARHTNLSNGGLILGIVVGVLLLSLALALLLWWGLQWFINPKVQPQPQSLEFPVVTDVNSVKQASLGSFILAAIVGNTSFIGLTLTQVLISPENTGWAVLYSVINNIVGTYGIAVLISSYFGKGETKKHWWINLRDFISVPSRWTFLLGLNTQFVKLPQVVESGLNQAVWVVIAFALLLVGLRLGSLRGWKNLKIASIASIIKVLIIPMVVGLCATYFGVTGEQRLVLVLMSGTPTGLAVLILAEVYDLDRNLLASSIALTFVGLLLALPLWLAWFG; via the coding sequence ATGATTGAAAATCTATTCAATGCCTACACCCCTCTATTCACCTGGATAGGCTTAGGACTGATCCTATCTCGGTTCAGCCCAGATAGTTTTTTGAAGCTACTAGGACAAGGGCTGTACTGGATTGGAGTTCCAGTACAAATGTTCGTTTTGGCGCGTCACACTAACTTGTCTAATGGCGGACTCATCCTCGGGATAGTAGTAGGAGTATTATTGCTGAGTCTGGCACTAGCACTGTTATTGTGGTGGGGGCTACAATGGTTCATAAATCCAAAAGTCCAACCACAACCGCAAAGTCTGGAATTCCCAGTTGTAACAGATGTTAACTCCGTCAAACAGGCAAGTTTGGGTAGTTTTATACTGGCAGCTATTGTAGGCAATACAAGTTTTATCGGCTTGACATTAACACAAGTGCTGATTAGCCCAGAAAATACGGGTTGGGCAGTATTATATAGCGTCATCAACAATATTGTTGGTACATATGGTATTGCGGTCTTAATTTCTAGCTATTTTGGTAAGGGGGAAACCAAAAAGCATTGGTGGATAAACTTAAGGGATTTTATATCTGTCCCCAGCCGGTGGACATTTTTGTTGGGGTTGAATACACAGTTTGTGAAATTACCACAAGTTGTTGAATCAGGACTAAATCAAGCCGTTTGGGTCGTTATCGCCTTTGCTTTATTACTGGTTGGACTGCGCCTAGGGTCGCTCCGGGGCTGGAAAAATCTGAAAATCGCCTCAATTGCTAGCATCATCAAAGTCTTGATTATCCCGATGGTAGTGGGATTATGTGCTACTTATTTCGGTGTGACGGGCGAACAACGGCTAGTACTAGTGCTGATGTCTGGAACACCCACAGGACTTGCTGTACTCATTTTAGCAGAAGTTTATGACCTAGATCGAAATTTGTTGGCTAGCAGCATCGCCCTGACCTTTGTCGGATTACTGTTGGCATTACCTTTGTGGCTTGCCTGGTTTGGTTAA
- a CDS encoding AEC family transporter, translating into MIENLFNAYTPLFTWIGLGLILSRFTPDSFLKLLGQGLYWIGVPLQLLVLARHTNLSNGGLIPGIAVGVLLLSLVLALLLWWGLQWFMNRKMQPQPRSLEFPLARDVQSLKQASLGSFILAAILGNTGFVGLTLTQVLTSPENTDWAVLFSVTNNVVGTYGIAVLIASYFGKRETKNHWWIQLRDLITVPSLWTFFLGLNTQFVKLPQVVESGLDQAVWVVIAFALLLVGLRLGAMRSWKSLKIASIASILKVLIIPMVVGLGATYFGVTGEQRLVLVLMSGTPTGLSVLILAEVYDLDRNLLASSIALTFVGLFLALPLWLAWFG; encoded by the coding sequence ATGATTGAAAATCTATTCAATGCCTACACCCCTCTATTCACCTGGATAGGCTTAGGACTGATCCTATCTCGGTTCACCCCAGATAGTTTTTTGAAGCTACTAGGACAAGGACTGTACTGGATTGGAGTTCCATTGCAACTCTTGGTTTTGGCGCGTCACACTAACTTGTCTAATGGTGGACTCATCCCAGGGATAGCAGTAGGAGTATTACTCCTGAGTCTGGTACTAGCACTCTTATTGTGGTGGGGACTGCAATGGTTCATGAATCGAAAAATGCAACCACAACCGAGAAGTTTGGAATTCCCCCTCGCCAGAGATGTTCAATCGCTCAAACAGGCAAGTTTGGGTAGTTTTATACTGGCAGCTATTTTAGGCAATACAGGTTTTGTCGGCTTGACACTAACACAAGTGCTGACTAGCCCAGAAAATACGGATTGGGCAGTGTTATTTAGCGTTACCAACAATGTTGTTGGTACATACGGTATTGCGGTCTTAATTGCTAGCTATTTTGGTAAGCGGGAAACCAAAAACCATTGGTGGATACAGCTGCGGGATTTGATAACTGTCCCCAGCCTGTGGACATTTTTCCTGGGCTTGAATACACAGTTTGTGAAATTACCACAAGTTGTAGAGTCAGGACTAGATCAAGCTGTTTGGGTCGTTATCGCCTTTGCTTTATTACTGGTTGGACTGCGGCTAGGGGCAATGCGGTCTTGGAAAAGTCTGAAAATCGCCTCAATTGCCAGCATCCTCAAAGTCTTGATCATCCCGATGGTAGTGGGATTAGGTGCTACCTATTTCGGTGTGACGGGCGAACAACGGCTGGTACTAGTGCTGATGTCTGGAACACCCACAGGACTTTCTGTACTCATTTTAGCAGAAGTTTATGACCTAGATCGGAATTTGTTGGCTAGCAGCATCGCCCTGACCTTTGTCGGATTATTCCTGGCATTACCTTTGTGGCTTGCCTGGTTTGGTTAA